A single genomic interval of Burkholderia cepacia ATCC 25416 harbors:
- a CDS encoding lysozyme inhibitor LprI family protein has translation MATHGRIQAMRAAVAALVVWAAGASGLAGMGVAHAEVAAADPIDVAMRQCLARRDRSSPAGQIQCMGEAQQQWQAVMDGAYQRLLKDAPADAKRGWQDSQRRWLTWRKDEVHLLKAVYDTTRGTSYAMSSADLQLQPVRDRALALRGAADRYAPPPAAVPVAATSGAQGGTSAAQGGARPNGKPANAPRDPAVRRVRPCEQDAACEHALFDLNRYYQKLRRKMPAHSAATLVRAQRAWVGFRDATAPLVGEDGRVDLIGARIATMKRLSETAGNK, from the coding sequence ATGGCGACGCACGGACGAATCCAGGCGATGCGTGCGGCGGTGGCCGCGCTCGTCGTCTGGGCGGCAGGCGCGTCGGGGCTGGCGGGCATGGGTGTCGCGCACGCGGAAGTCGCGGCGGCCGACCCGATCGACGTCGCGATGCGGCAATGCCTCGCGCGGCGCGACCGGTCTTCGCCGGCCGGCCAGATCCAGTGCATGGGCGAAGCGCAGCAGCAGTGGCAGGCCGTGATGGACGGCGCATACCAGCGCCTGTTGAAGGATGCGCCGGCCGACGCGAAGCGCGGCTGGCAGGACAGCCAGCGCCGCTGGCTCACGTGGCGCAAGGATGAAGTGCATCTGCTGAAGGCCGTGTACGACACCACGCGCGGCACGTCGTACGCGATGTCGAGTGCCGACCTGCAGCTGCAGCCCGTGCGCGATCGCGCGCTGGCGCTGCGCGGCGCGGCCGATCGCTATGCACCGCCGCCCGCCGCCGTGCCAGTGGCGGCCACGAGCGGCGCGCAGGGCGGCACGAGCGCGGCCCAGGGTGGGGCCCGGCCGAACGGCAAGCCGGCGAACGCGCCGCGCGATCCGGCCGTGCGCCGCGTGCGCCCGTGCGAACAGGACGCCGCGTGCGAGCACGCGCTGTTCGACCTGAACCGCTATTACCAGAAGCTGCGCCGCAAGATGCCTGCGCATTCGGCCGCGACGCTCGTACGCGCGCAGCGCGCGTGGGTCGGGTTCCGCGATGCGACGGCGCCGCTCGTCGGCGAGGACGGCCGCGTCGACCTGATCGGCGCGCGCATCGCGACGATGAAACGGCTGTCGGAGACGGCGGGCAACAAGTAA